One genomic segment of Candidatus Fukatsuia endosymbiont of Tuberolachnus salignus includes these proteins:
- the putP gene encoding sodium/proline symporter PutP: MTTNTPMLVTFSIYIFGMILIGLMAYRATNNFDDYILGGRSLGSVVTALSAGASDMSGWLLMGLPGAIFMHGISESWIAIGLIIGAYLNWRLVAGRLRVHTEANNNALTLPDYFTSRFADKSKVLRIISAVVILIFFTIYCASGIVAGARLFESIFDMSYQSALWVGAAATIAYTLIGGFLAVSWTDTVQATLIIFALLLTPVIVILSVGGIDASVMVIEAKNPANIDMFNGLNLVAIISLLGWGLGYFGQPHILARFMAADTHHTIRSARRISMTWMILCLAGTVAIGFFGIAYFEDHPELAGNVSHNGERIFIELAKLLFNPWVAGVVLSAILAAVMSSLSCQLLVCSSAITEDLYKAFFRKTASQKELVWVGRCMVLLVSLIAIALAADPNNRVLGLVSYAWAGFGAAFGPVVLISVVWPRMTRNGALIGMIVGAMTVIIWKHFGWLGLYEIIPGFFLASLSIVVVSLMGTEPCKKITARFHKAEVEFKTV; this comes from the coding sequence ATGACAACAAATACACCGATGCTGGTGACTTTTTCGATTTATATTTTTGGGATGATTCTCATTGGATTAATGGCTTACAGGGCGACGAATAATTTTGATGACTACATTTTAGGTGGCCGCAGCTTGGGTAGTGTCGTCACTGCCTTGTCTGCTGGCGCTTCGGATATGAGTGGTTGGTTACTCATGGGTTTACCCGGTGCCATTTTTATGCACGGTATTTCGGAAAGTTGGATCGCTATTGGATTGATTATCGGTGCCTATCTCAACTGGAGGCTGGTAGCAGGGCGTTTACGTGTCCATACTGAAGCAAACAATAATGCGTTAACATTGCCTGATTATTTCACCAGTCGATTTGCCGATAAAAGTAAGGTATTACGGATAATATCAGCGGTAGTGATATTGATCTTTTTTACTATCTATTGTGCGTCTGGGATTGTTGCTGGCGCTCGGTTGTTTGAAAGCATCTTCGACATGAGTTATCAAAGTGCGCTGTGGGTCGGGGCAGCAGCTACCATCGCCTATACGCTTATTGGTGGTTTTTTAGCGGTAAGCTGGACAGATACTGTACAGGCCACTTTGATTATTTTTGCTCTACTCCTGACACCCGTTATTGTGATCCTGTCTGTCGGTGGTATTGACGCATCAGTCATGGTGATAGAAGCTAAAAATCCAGCTAATATTGATATGTTTAACGGTCTGAATCTGGTCGCGATTATCTCTTTACTGGGCTGGGGATTGGGCTACTTTGGTCAACCTCATATTTTGGCACGTTTTATGGCGGCAGATACACATCATACTATTCGTAGCGCGAGGCGCATTAGTATGACTTGGATGATCCTGTGTCTGGCAGGGACTGTTGCTATCGGTTTTTTTGGTATCGCCTATTTTGAAGATCACCCCGAGCTAGCAGGTAATGTATCGCACAATGGGGAACGGATATTTATTGAACTGGCTAAATTATTGTTTAACCCATGGGTGGCTGGTGTGGTTTTATCCGCGATTTTGGCTGCAGTAATGAGTTCACTGAGTTGCCAGTTGTTGGTGTGTTCCAGTGCAATAACAGAAGATTTGTATAAAGCGTTTTTCCGTAAAACTGCCAGCCAGAAAGAATTGGTCTGGGTGGGTCGCTGCATGGTATTGCTAGTGTCGTTAATTGCTATCGCGTTGGCGGCGGATCCAAATAACCGTGTACTTGGTCTAGTGAGCTATGCTTGGGCGGGTTTTGGTGCTGCATTTGGACCTGTCGTTTTGATCTCTGTGGTTTGGCCGAGAATGACACGTAACGGCGCGTTGATTGGTATGATAGTGGGTGCGATGACCGTTATCATTTGGAAGCATTTTGGTTGGTTAGGCCTATATGAGATCATTCCTGGTTTCTTTTTGGCAAGCCTCTCCATTGTTGTCGTCAGCCTGATGGGGACAGAGCCATGTAAGAAAATTACAGCACGTTTCCACAAAGCAGAAGTAGAATTTAAGACAGTCTAA